A genomic stretch from Aedes albopictus strain Foshan chromosome 2, AalbF5, whole genome shotgun sequence includes:
- the LOC115255169 gene encoding TBC1 domain family member 19 isoform X2 yields MPEWAEAKRESRLAIEPATVAALEVALEAEQDTEPGSSASTSESSSPSKNQPGGQTNGNLQLHMEELKDASIHHTALKLSEDIKAMKIYGSLYKMVQKLACSPEVDKDDMKHTLEAAIKANGLETEIRNVIYHLIRNSLKVEPKPTVPSSDPLYYLRRAGIQWERRVRKSLNSMCSESKAQLQGQMRSATDREEILTKWDELSNYQIDLTNYRPVYAPKDLLDVLLSLKGPVKQDETDFLPKWEFSHISLPVKNLFELRVHFSELLRNDNNGGGATDWAVTCQKILKTRHAPLCQQALKKGITPPPLRGHLWAYVLGSQVEAHHTEHWDNLKQSVLTTESIVDKLVFKDVQLTATNDDRYFVFEDVLYQIMLCFSRDSEISQMIQTEFTNSAKVKQYEGPACGFVPFHGICMLAAPFCYLYDNPVALYFTFRAFYVRYCHRLTTINTHPQGIVSLCLLFEKLLQTHEPQLWSHFRELQIQPIRVVFKWLMRAFSGHLPPEQLLILWDLILGYDSLEILSLLALIILSFRRESLMQVVTLENIEAILSDLSSVKVLPLIQLTLSRD; encoded by the exons ATGCCGGAGTGGGCGGAAGCCAAGAGGGAAAGCAGG CTCGCGATCGAACCAGCCACAGTAGCAGCACTGGAGGTGGCACTAGAAGCCGAACAGGACACCGAGCCAGGCAGTTCAGCATCAACCAGCGAATCTTCGTCACCATCCAAGAACCAACCCGGTGGTCAGACCAACGGAAACCTGCAGCTGCATATGGAGGAACTAAAGGATGCCAGCATTCATCACACGGCCTTGAAGCTGTCTGAGGACATCAAAGCTATGAAAATCTATGGCAGTTTATATAAGATGGTGCAG AAGCTCGCGTGCTCACCTGAAGTAGACAAGGACGATATGAAGCACACCCTCGAGGCGGCCATCAAAGCGAACGGTCTGGAAACCGAAATTCGCAATGTTATCTATCATTTGATCAGAAATTCGCTCAAAGTAGAACCCAAACCCACGGTTCCGTCCAGTGACCCGTTGTACTACCTACGCCGGGCGGGCATTCAATGGGAACGACGGGTACGGAAATCACTCAACTCCATGTGCTCGGAATCGAAAGCACAACTGCAAGGACAGATGCGTTCCGCAACGGATCGAGAAGAAATACTCACCAAGTGGGACGAACTAAGCAACTACCAGATTGATCTGACCAACTATCGACCGGTGTACGCTCCGAAAGATTTGCTTGATGTGCTTCTTTCCCTGAAAGGCCCCGTCAAACAGGACGAAACAGA TTTTCTCCCGAAATGGGAATTTTCACACATTTCGCTACCGGTGAAGAATCTCTTCGAGTTGCGAGTGCATTTTTCCGAACTGCTGCGCAACGATAATAACGGAGGAGGTGCGACTGATTGGGCTGTCACGTGTCAGAAGATCTTGAAGACGCGCCACGCCCCTTTATGTCAGCAGGCACTGAAGAAGGGCATCACGCCACCTCCGCTACGGGGACATCTGTGGGCCTACGTGCTAGGCAGTCAGGTGGAAGCGCAT CACACCGAGCATTGGGACAATTTGAAGCAATCGGTACTGACGACAGAGTCCATTGTAGATAAGCTCGTTTTCAAGGATGTCCAATTGACTGCGACCAACGATGACCGGTATTTTGTATTCGAAGATGTCTTGTACCAG ATTATGTTATGCTTCAGTCGTGATTCCGAAATCAGCCAGATGATTCAAACGGAGTTCACCAATTCGGCCAAAGTGAAACAATACGAGGGTCCGGCTTGCGGCTTTGTACCGTTCCATGGCATTTGCATGTTGGCGGCTCCGTTCTGCTATCTGTACGATAATCCCGTTGCGCTGTACTTTACGTTCCGCGCGTTTTACGTTCGTTATTGCCATCGCCTGACAACGATCAACACCCATCCGCAGGGAATCGTCAGTTTGTGTTTGCTGTTCGAGAAGCTTTTGCAAACACACGAACCCCAACTTTGGTCGCACTTTCGTGAATTACAGATACAACC CATCCGTGTAGTGTTCAAGTGGTTGATGCGTGCTTTTAGCGGTCACCTACCCCCGGAGCAACTGCTGATTCTGTGGGATCTGATTCTGGGCTACGATAGTCTGGAAATTCTATCTCTGCTGGCGCTGATTATATTGAGCTTCCGTCGAGAAAGCCTGATGCAGGTGGTAACTCTGGAGAACATTGAGGCCATTTTGTCGGATTTGTCCTCGGTCAAGGTGCTGCCGCTGATACAACTCACGTTGTCGCGAGACTGA
- the LOC115255169 gene encoding TBC1 domain family member 19 isoform X1 — protein sequence MPEWAEAKRESRLAIEPATVAALEVALEAEQDTEPGSSASTSESSSPSKNQPGGQTNGNLQLHMEELKDASIHHTALKLSEDIKAMKIYGSLYKMVQKLACSPEVDKDDMKHTLEAAIKANGLETEIRNVIYHLIRNSLKVEPKPTVPSSDPLYYLRRAGIQWERRVRKSLNSMCSESKAQLQGQMRSATDREEILTKWDELSNYQIDLTNYRPVYAPKDLLDVLLSLKGPVKQDETEYRKYFRFSQQQIASKLKLIKSFFSFLPKWEFSHISLPVKNLFELRVHFSELLRNDNNGGGATDWAVTCQKILKTRHAPLCQQALKKGITPPPLRGHLWAYVLGSQVEAHHTEHWDNLKQSVLTTESIVDKLVFKDVQLTATNDDRYFVFEDVLYQIMLCFSRDSEISQMIQTEFTNSAKVKQYEGPACGFVPFHGICMLAAPFCYLYDNPVALYFTFRAFYVRYCHRLTTINTHPQGIVSLCLLFEKLLQTHEPQLWSHFRELQIQPIRVVFKWLMRAFSGHLPPEQLLILWDLILGYDSLEILSLLALIILSFRRESLMQVVTLENIEAILSDLSSVKVLPLIQLTLSRD from the exons ATGCCGGAGTGGGCGGAAGCCAAGAGGGAAAGCAGG CTCGCGATCGAACCAGCCACAGTAGCAGCACTGGAGGTGGCACTAGAAGCCGAACAGGACACCGAGCCAGGCAGTTCAGCATCAACCAGCGAATCTTCGTCACCATCCAAGAACCAACCCGGTGGTCAGACCAACGGAAACCTGCAGCTGCATATGGAGGAACTAAAGGATGCCAGCATTCATCACACGGCCTTGAAGCTGTCTGAGGACATCAAAGCTATGAAAATCTATGGCAGTTTATATAAGATGGTGCAG AAGCTCGCGTGCTCACCTGAAGTAGACAAGGACGATATGAAGCACACCCTCGAGGCGGCCATCAAAGCGAACGGTCTGGAAACCGAAATTCGCAATGTTATCTATCATTTGATCAGAAATTCGCTCAAAGTAGAACCCAAACCCACGGTTCCGTCCAGTGACCCGTTGTACTACCTACGCCGGGCGGGCATTCAATGGGAACGACGGGTACGGAAATCACTCAACTCCATGTGCTCGGAATCGAAAGCACAACTGCAAGGACAGATGCGTTCCGCAACGGATCGAGAAGAAATACTCACCAAGTGGGACGAACTAAGCAACTACCAGATTGATCTGACCAACTATCGACCGGTGTACGCTCCGAAAGATTTGCTTGATGTGCTTCTTTCCCTGAAAGGCCCCGTCAAACAGGACGAAACAGAGTACAGAAAATATTTCCGCTTCTCGCAACAACAGATTGCCAGCAAACTTAAACTTATCAAATCGTTTTTCAGTTTTCTCCCGAAATGGGAATTTTCACACATTTCGCTACCGGTGAAGAATCTCTTCGAGTTGCGAGTGCATTTTTCCGAACTGCTGCGCAACGATAATAACGGAGGAGGTGCGACTGATTGGGCTGTCACGTGTCAGAAGATCTTGAAGACGCGCCACGCCCCTTTATGTCAGCAGGCACTGAAGAAGGGCATCACGCCACCTCCGCTACGGGGACATCTGTGGGCCTACGTGCTAGGCAGTCAGGTGGAAGCGCAT CACACCGAGCATTGGGACAATTTGAAGCAATCGGTACTGACGACAGAGTCCATTGTAGATAAGCTCGTTTTCAAGGATGTCCAATTGACTGCGACCAACGATGACCGGTATTTTGTATTCGAAGATGTCTTGTACCAG ATTATGTTATGCTTCAGTCGTGATTCCGAAATCAGCCAGATGATTCAAACGGAGTTCACCAATTCGGCCAAAGTGAAACAATACGAGGGTCCGGCTTGCGGCTTTGTACCGTTCCATGGCATTTGCATGTTGGCGGCTCCGTTCTGCTATCTGTACGATAATCCCGTTGCGCTGTACTTTACGTTCCGCGCGTTTTACGTTCGTTATTGCCATCGCCTGACAACGATCAACACCCATCCGCAGGGAATCGTCAGTTTGTGTTTGCTGTTCGAGAAGCTTTTGCAAACACACGAACCCCAACTTTGGTCGCACTTTCGTGAATTACAGATACAACC CATCCGTGTAGTGTTCAAGTGGTTGATGCGTGCTTTTAGCGGTCACCTACCCCCGGAGCAACTGCTGATTCTGTGGGATCTGATTCTGGGCTACGATAGTCTGGAAATTCTATCTCTGCTGGCGCTGATTATATTGAGCTTCCGTCGAGAAAGCCTGATGCAGGTGGTAACTCTGGAGAACATTGAGGCCATTTTGTCGGATTTGTCCTCGGTCAAGGTGCTGCCGCTGATACAACTCACGTTGTCGCGAGACTGA
- the LOC109419950 gene encoding large ribosomal subunit protein bL28m, producing MASATPQGANLLYGLRKSKKFAKGWGAQLPAAYKKFWDEWKHQQPAAVHYVPKDGMFQREDVTGLITPIQNVPLPLIDPPEAHQGIWGGEAIIKGFQKRNPNKRRVPHFWVPVLRRSVVHSQVLNEYMAVTVTDRTLDQIHDNHGFDHYLLKTPACDLRSMLAIKLKKKVLVDLLAGCPKLASEPEKQQAVLKEYACYLSQYTPEEIDWYGLTYVEAVLKIKNEVESKEDKRPHKLIFRQKLIEQLREAGISEAQGTPEDLKAMEDSSSSSWLSKLSFKPKNW from the exons ATGGCATCCGCCACTCCACAG GGGGCAAATCTGCTCTACGGACTCCGCAAGTCGAAAAAGTTCGCTAAAGGCTGGGGAGCTCAACTGCCAGCAGCCTACAAGAAGTTCTGGGACGAATGGAAGCACCAGCAACCAGCAGCTGTTCACTACGTCCCGAAAGATG GAATGTTCCAACGGGAAGATGTGACTGGCTTGATAACGCCAATCCAAAATGTACCACTGCCACTGATCGACCCTCCAGAGGCACACCAAGGCATCTGGGGAGGAGAAGCCATTATAAAAGGTTTCCAGAAGCGAAACCCCAACAAACGTCGAGTTCCTCACTTCTGGGTTCCCGTGCTGAGACGTTCTGTTGTACATAGTCAAGTTTTGAATGAGTACATGGCGGTAACGGTTACCGATCGTACGTTGGACCAGATCCACGACAATCATGGGTTCGATCATTACCTACTGAAAACGCCAGCTTGCGATCTGCGCTCGATGCTAGCCATCAAATTGAAGAAGAAGGTTCTTGTGGATTTGCTGGCAGGATGCCCTAAGTTAGCTTCCGAACCGGAAAAACAACAAGCCGTCCTAAAGGAATATGCTTGCTATCTGTCGCAGTACACCCCAGAGGAAATCGATTGGTACGGACTGACCTACGTGGAAGCCGTCCTGAAGATCAAGAACGAAGTTGAATCCAAGGAGGACAAACGACCCCATAAGTTGATTTTTCGTCAAAAGCTAATTGAGCAGCTCAGGGAGGCCGGCATCAGCGAAGCACAGGGTACACCCGAAGACTTGAAAGCGATGGAAGACTCCAGCTCGTCTTCCTGGCTATCGAAGCTAAGCTTCAAACCTAAGAACTGGTAG
- the LOC109417504 gene encoding inosine triphosphate pyrophosphatase, giving the protein MARPISFVTGNAKKLEEVRAILGPKFPRELLPVKLDLPELQGEMDDICRKKCLEAARRVKGPVLVEDTCLCFNSLKGLPGPYIKWFLEKLEPEGLHKLLDGWEDKSAEAVCTFAYAPDENAEVILFQGRTLGDIVYPRGCRDFGWDPIFQPKGYDKTYAELPKEKKNEISHRFRALDKLRDYFVAGNQ; this is encoded by the exons ATGGCTCGCCCGATATCGTTCGTTACCGGAAACGCGAAAAAACTGGAAGAGGTCCGAGCCATTCTGGGACCGAAGTTTCCACGTGAGTTGCTTCCCGTGAAACTTGACTTGCCAGAACTGCAAGGAGAGATGGATGACATCTGCAGGAAGAAGTGTTTGGAAGCGGCTCGACGTGTAAAGGGACCGGTACTGGTAGAAGACACGTGCTTGTGTTTCAACTCGTTGAAAGGATTACCAG gGCCCTACATCAAATGGTTTCTTGAGAAGCTGGAACCGGAAGGATTGCACAAACTGCTGGACGGTTGGGAAGATAAATCGGCAGAGGCTGTGTGTACTTTTGCTTACGCGCCGGATGAAAACGCGGAAGTGATTTTGTTTCAAGGACGCACTCTAGGTGATATAGTTTATCCGCGAGGCTGCCGAGATTTCGGATGGGATCCCATCTTCCAGCCCAAGGGGTACGATAAGACATACGCCGAACTGCCCAAGGAGAAGAAAAATGAAATCTCACACAGGTTTCGCGCATTGGATAAGCTGAGGGATTACTTCGTGGCAGGCAACCAGTAA